The following are from one region of the Anaerolineae bacterium genome:
- a CDS encoding nitroreductase family protein, with translation MDTIPVPNILARRSVRRYTPEPVTEEQITTLLKAAMAAPSAANRRPWHFVVVTERKILDTLAERHPYAKMLFEAPLCIAVVGEPAVSDYWVQDCSAATENILLAAAGMGLGSVWLGVHPRAEREQMVREVLGIPAGLVPLCLIAVGHPAEHPAARTQYDPARVHYQRW, from the coding sequence ATGGACACAATCCCAGTTCCGAATATCCTGGCGCGGCGCAGTGTGCGCCGCTATACGCCGGAGCCCGTCACCGAGGAGCAAATCACCACCCTGCTGAAAGCGGCCATGGCCGCGCCTTCGGCGGCCAACCGCCGGCCGTGGCACTTCGTCGTGGTCACGGAGCGGAAGATACTCGACACCCTGGCGGAGCGCCACCCCTACGCGAAAATGCTCTTCGAGGCGCCGCTGTGCATCGCCGTCGTGGGCGAACCTGCCGTCTCCGATTACTGGGTGCAGGACTGCTCGGCCGCGACGGAGAACATCCTGTTGGCCGCAGCCGGCATGGGGCTGGGAAGCGTATGGCTGGGGGTCCATCCGCGCGCCGAGCGGGAGCAGATGGTGCGGGAGGTGCTGGGCATCCCCGCCGGCCTCGTTCCCTTGTGCCTTATCGCCGTCGGTCACCCGGCGGAACACCCGGCGGCCCGTACGCAGTACGACCCGGCACGCGTGCACTATCAGCGTTGGTGA